The genomic DNA AAAGCCACCACTTGGCCACGCCTAAAAGGGGCTGTTGCACTATTACAGTACCACCATAGGTTCATAGATAATAACTATTTTACAGGGGAGGTGAAAATGACTATAGTGTTTAAACTTTTAGTCTGAGGAGTTGCACCAGCTCCACAAGCTTTTATAGCCTTGACATAACTGTAGTTGCATGTGAACTTACTCAACTATGCAACCACAGAGGACAGACGCTCCTTTAATGAACACGGATAATAAATATCACAGGGTTACTTTGGTGCTTCTGTTAGGTAGCTTTAAACTCTTCAGTACTTGAAGCTTTAACTTATTTCATTTGTTTTTCTGGCGGGTCTTAAATCTTAATAGTATAAGATTGCAATAGTAGATTCAAGATTGTACAACTGGTGCCATGAAGCGTGTATGTACTTGTACATATAAATCTCTCACTATTTATATTTTCTCCATGACATTGTTATATCAGTTCTAAACATGGATTGTGTCTGTACAATGTCAAGATCATTATTTGAGGTGGGGAAAGTAACACTTTTTGAGTTTTGTTTCAACAAATATAGCTAACTTTTACCCATTCTCTCTACATATACATATATGCAGACCTTAATCAATTCCTACACTGAGGGTCACTACTGCATATACAAGAAGAGTTCAAGGTGTCAAATTTGACAAAATGATGCTTTTTGATCACCTAGAACCACAGCCATTTTATATTGTTATCCTTCTTTATCTTGGTATTTTCATTTTCTTGAAAAAATCATTCTATTTCCTTAACTGGATCTTCATTACATTTCTCAGACCTCCAAAAAACCTCAAGAAATACTATGGCTCATGGGCTCTCATTACCGGCTCAACCGATGGCATAGGCAAAGCCATGGCCTTTGAACTAGCCAGAAAAGGCCTAAACCTGGTACTAGTTAGTAGAAACCTCAGCAAACTAGATCGAGTTTCCAGAGAGCTTTTAGCCGAGAATCCAAACATACAGATCAAGAACTTGGTTTTGGACTTCTCAGGAAATGTGGTTGCAGGGGTGAGGGAAATGCAAGTGGCTATTAAAGGGTTGGAGATTGGTGTATTGATTAATAATGCGGGGGTGACATATCATGAGGCAATGTATTTTCATGAGGTGGAAGAAAAAGTGTGGATGAATTTAGTGAATGTGAACTTGAGGGGAACAACTTTGGTGACCAGAGCAGTTGTTAAAGGGATGATTAAGAGGAGAAGAGGTGCTATTGTTAATATCGGTTCCGCTGCTTCTGTTGTTGTGTCTTCTCATCCACTGTATGCCATCTATGCTGCTACCAAAGCGTATGTAAATATTTTCCAAGTCGGAGGTTGTTATCGACTTAGTTACAAGTTCtaactttgatttatatatgcAGGTACATTCATCAGCTGTCAAGATCCTTATATGTGGAGTATAAACATTATGGGATAGATGTCCAGTGCCAGGTATATTAATTGGTATAGATATGTCCTctgtttcaattaaaattttaaactacCACTCTCAACTaataagattatgattaaaaataatattctgATCACAAGTACACTCCAACAACTGAATAGTTCTCTTCAGAAAGAGCTTTTTAGCACAAAATGAGGAGCTAAAATAAGAATGCATCAAGTGCAGGTACCATTATACGTATCGACAAAAATGGCAGAAAATGTTGCAGGAATAAAAAGAGCATCAATGTTCATCCCGTCGGCGGAAGATTATGCAAAAGCTGCTGTGAAATGTATTGGTTATGAAATCAGGTGCACCCCTTACTGGCCACATGCAGTTCAATGGTTTTTTGCCTCCTTACTGCCTGATTTCGTTCTCGACTCCTGGC from Apium graveolens cultivar Ventura chromosome 5, ASM990537v1, whole genome shotgun sequence includes the following:
- the LOC141661733 gene encoding very-long-chain 3-oxoacyl-CoA reductase-like protein At1g24470 isoform X3; the encoded protein is MQTLINSYTEGHYCIYKKSSRPPKNLKKYYGSWALITGSTDGIGKAMAFELARKGLNLVLVSRNLSKLDRVSRELLAENPNIQIKNLVLDFSGNVVAGVREMQVAIKGLEIGVLINNAGVTYHEAMYFHEVEEKVWMNLVNVNLRGTTLVTRAVVKGMIKRRRGAIVNIGSAASVVVSSHPLYAIYAATKAYIHQLSRSLYVEYKHYGIDVQCQVPLYVSTKMAENVAGIKRASMFIPSAEDYAKAAVKCIGYEIRCTPYWPHAVQWFFASLLPDFVLDSWRFSVGIRRRSSVHCKLT
- the LOC141661733 gene encoding very-long-chain 3-oxoacyl-CoA reductase-like protein At1g24470 isoform X2; its protein translation is MMLFDHLEPQPFYIVILLYLGIFIFLKKSFYFLNWIFITFLRPPKNLKKYYGSWALITGSTDGIGKAMAFELARKGLNLVLVSRNLSKLDRVSRELLAENPNIQIKNLVLDFSGNVVAGVREMQVAIKGLEIGVLINNAGVTYHEAMYFHEVEEKVWMNLVNVNLRGTTLVTRAVVKGMIKRRRGAIVNIGSAASVVVSSHPLYIHQLSRSLYVEYKHYGIDVQCQVPLYVSTKMAENVAGIKRASMFIPSAEDYAKAAVKCIGYEIRCTPYWPHAVQWFFASLLPDFVLDSWRFSVGIRRRSSVHCKLT
- the LOC141661733 gene encoding very-long-chain 3-oxoacyl-CoA reductase-like protein At1g24470 isoform X1, with protein sequence MMLFDHLEPQPFYIVILLYLGIFIFLKKSFYFLNWIFITFLRPPKNLKKYYGSWALITGSTDGIGKAMAFELARKGLNLVLVSRNLSKLDRVSRELLAENPNIQIKNLVLDFSGNVVAGVREMQVAIKGLEIGVLINNAGVTYHEAMYFHEVEEKVWMNLVNVNLRGTTLVTRAVVKGMIKRRRGAIVNIGSAASVVVSSHPLYAIYAATKAYIHQLSRSLYVEYKHYGIDVQCQVPLYVSTKMAENVAGIKRASMFIPSAEDYAKAAVKCIGYEIRCTPYWPHAVQWFFASLLPDFVLDSWRFSVGIRRRSSVHCKLT